A part of Amblyraja radiata isolate CabotCenter1 chromosome 23, sAmbRad1.1.pri, whole genome shotgun sequence genomic DNA contains:
- the rab5if gene encoding respirasome Complex Assembly Factor 1, translating into MNAAKSREHFVANGGLKVSVWSKVLNSKAAWEDKDEFLDVIYWFRQIIAIVLGVIWGVVPLKGFLGIAIFCLINAGILYLYFNSFQQVDEEEYGGTWELTKEGFMTSFALFLVVWIIFYTAIHFD; encoded by the exons ATGAACGCGGCCAAGTCCCGTGAACACTTCGTGGCCAACGGCGGACTGAAAGTGTCCGTCTGGAGTAAAGTGCTGAACAGTAAAGCGGCCTGGGAGGATAAG GATGAGTTCCTAGATGTGATCTACTGGTTTCGTCAAATAATTGCAATTGTTTTGGGTGTTATCTGGGGAGTTGTTCCACTTAAAGGATTCTTGGGAATAGCAAT ATTTTGCTTGATCAATGCAGGGATCCTCTACCTCTACTTCAACAGTTTCCAACAAGTGGATGAAGAGGAGTACGGCGGAACATGGGAATTAACAAAAGAGGGATTTATGACGTCTTTTGCATTGTTTCTG GTTGTTTGGATTATCTTTTACACTGCAATTCACTTTGACTGA
- the tp53rk gene encoding EKC/KEOPS complex subunit TP53RK, which yields MATDTLQQDDLGALAKLRVKDFLQHFQMIKQGAESKIYRGHFLGKPTVVKERFPKSYRHSALDKKLTHRRTVQEVRSLLRCRKAGIATPVVYFVDYNASCIYLEDLVGAITVRDYVASVQKSKQDTEQLFPLAEKIGLILARMHDEDVVHGDLTTSNMMIRQPEKQFRLVLIDFGLSFISALPEDKGVDLYVLEKAFLSSHPNTESVFQVILTSYSSASKKSAPVIKKLDEVKQRGRKRSMVG from the exons ATGGCGACCGATACTCTGCAACAGGATGACCTGGGGGCACTCGCAAAGCTCCGTGTCAAAGATTTTCTTCAGCATTTCCAGATGATCAAACAAGGCGCTGAATCCAAAATTTACAGGGGACATTTCCTTGGAAAGCCAACCGTTGTGAAAGAGCGGTTCCCCAAATCTTACCGTCACTCTGCTCTGGACAAGAAACTCACGCATCGCAGGACTGTTCAAGAAGTACGATCTCTCCTCCGGTGCAGGAAAGCTG gtaTTGCAACCCCTGTGGTGTATTTTGTGGACTACAATGCAAGTTGTATCTACCTTGAAGATTTAGTTGGAGCTATAACCGTCCGTGACTACGTAGCTTCAGTCCAGAAGTCAAAACAGGATACAGAACAACTTTTTCCCTTGGCTGAAAAAATTGGCCTGATCCTTGCACGAATGCATGATGAGGATGTTGTTCATGGGGACCTCACCACTTCCAACATGATGATACGTCAGCCTGAGAAACAGTTTAGATTGGTACTAATTGATTTTGGACTGAGTTTTATCTCTGCTCTGCCAGAGGATAAAGGAGTTGACCTTTATGTGCTGGAGAAAGCATTTCTGAGCAGTCACCCCAATACAGAAAGCGTGTTCCAAGTCATCCTGACAAGCTACTCGAGCGCTTCCAAGAAGTCAGCTCCTGTAATAAAAAAGCTTGATGAAGTTAAACAGAGAGGACGGAAGAGGTCAATGGTTGGATAG